A single window of Halobacillus naozhouensis DNA harbors:
- a CDS encoding flagellin produces the protein MRINHNIAALNTYRQLGQANNMRSDSMEKLSSGLRINNASDDAAGLAISEKMRGQIRGLEQAQRNSQDGISLIQTTEGALNETHSILQRMRELSVQSANDTNTDTDRQELQKEVNELAAEITRIGENTEFNTKNLLDGNFSGTFHIGANEGQNLTLSVNDMRADALKVGQSYTASTTDDTNGTLTMADGSTATWQAAVAGNDGTDGIAGTADDVAGTEAGYYDASSKLVLQADQTLADGQKGAVGIDISSQGAADSAVTTINTAIETVSAERAKLGATQNRLEHTINNLGTSAENLTAAESRIRDVDMAKEMMQQTKASILAQASQAMLAQSNQMPQGVLQLLR, from the coding sequence ATGAGAATTAATCACAACATTGCGGCACTTAACACGTACCGTCAATTAGGACAAGCGAACAATATGAGATCTGATTCAATGGAAAAATTGTCTTCAGGTCTACGAATTAACAATGCTTCTGATGATGCGGCTGGTCTTGCTATCTCTGAGAAGATGCGTGGTCAGATTCGTGGGTTGGAACAAGCACAGCGTAATTCACAGGATGGGATCTCATTAATTCAAACGACCGAGGGTGCATTAAACGAAACTCACTCAATCCTACAACGTATGCGTGAACTTTCTGTGCAATCTGCCAACGATACGAACACTGATACAGATCGTCAAGAACTTCAAAAAGAAGTAAACGAACTTGCAGCAGAAATTACTCGTATTGGTGAGAACACTGAGTTTAATACTAAGAATTTGCTAGATGGTAATTTTTCAGGAACTTTCCATATTGGTGCTAACGAAGGACAAAATCTTACTCTTTCCGTGAATGATATGAGAGCAGATGCCTTAAAAGTTGGTCAGTCATATACGGCCTCTACTACTGATGATACAAATGGTACGTTAACAATGGCTGATGGGAGTACAGCTACATGGCAAGCTGCTGTTGCTGGTAATGATGGAACAGATGGTATAGCTGGCACTGCTGATGACGTAGCAGGAACAGAAGCTGGGTATTATGATGCAAGTAGTAAACTAGTTCTTCAAGCAGATCAGACTTTAGCTGACGGGCAAAAGGGAGCAGTAGGTATTGACATTTCTTCGCAAGGTGCGGCTGATTCTGCTGTTACAACAATAAATACTGCAATTGAAACTGTTTCAGCAGAACGTGCGAAACTTGGTGCTACACAAAACCGTTTAGAGCACACTATCAATAACCTAGGAACATCTGCTGAAAACCTAACAGCAGCTGAATCACGTATCCGAGACGTTGATATGGCCAAAGAAATGATGCAACAGACTAAAGCGTCTATTCTTGCACAAGCATCTCAAGCGATGTTGGCTCAATCCAATCAAATGCCTCAAGGGGTACTGCAACTCTTAAGGTAA
- the csrA gene encoding carbon storage regulator CsrA encodes MLVLNRKAGESIRIGDEIELKIVSVEGGQVKLGIEAPKHVEIHRQEVYAAIQEENEEATMFSETLLDLLKSSKKD; translated from the coding sequence ATGCTCGTCCTTAATCGCAAAGCTGGGGAGTCAATCCGGATTGGTGATGAAATTGAGCTTAAGATTGTGTCAGTGGAAGGCGGGCAGGTGAAGCTTGGGATCGAGGCGCCGAAGCATGTGGAGATCCACCGACAAGAAGTGTATGCAGCGATTCAAGAGGAGAACGAGGAAGCGACAATGTTTTCAGAAACCTTGCTGGATCTGCTAAAAAGTTCAAAAAAAGATTAA
- the flgL gene encoding flagellar hook-associated protein FlgL: MRVTQGMLTNNMLRNLSNSYSQMGKYQEQLYTGKKISQPSDDPVVAMKGINYRSQLSEVQQYKRNIGTVHNWMDNSDAALDKATQAMQRIRELTVQASNGTYEDGQRANIAKEIRQLKEHLGTIANTKVNDKYIFNGANTTEAPVDLSGFTVDSIQTPVQIEVSAGVKIQVNVNPQPVFGQKLFEDIEAFADALEGDGSDEELSDFLGTFDQHIDNIVNERADLGARMNRVELIEDRIEAQEVSATKMMSENEDADIEKVITNLKTQESIHRAALAVGSRIIQPTLMDFLR, from the coding sequence ATGCGTGTGACCCAGGGAATGTTAACGAACAATATGCTTCGCAACTTGAGCAACAGTTACAGCCAGATGGGTAAATATCAGGAACAGCTTTACACGGGTAAGAAAATCAGTCAGCCGTCTGACGACCCGGTGGTAGCGATGAAAGGGATTAACTATCGTTCACAGCTGAGCGAGGTTCAGCAGTATAAGCGGAATATTGGGACGGTACATAACTGGATGGATAATAGTGATGCTGCGCTGGATAAGGCTACGCAGGCGATGCAGCGGATCCGTGAGCTCACAGTTCAGGCCAGTAATGGGACATATGAAGATGGGCAGCGGGCTAACATTGCCAAAGAGATTCGGCAGTTAAAAGAGCATCTTGGAACGATCGCCAATACGAAAGTGAATGACAAGTATATTTTTAACGGAGCCAATACGACGGAAGCTCCTGTTGATTTGTCTGGCTTTACTGTTGATAGTATTCAAACACCTGTTCAGATTGAGGTTTCGGCTGGGGTGAAAATTCAAGTGAATGTCAATCCACAGCCTGTTTTCGGCCAAAAGCTGTTTGAAGATATAGAAGCTTTTGCTGATGCGTTAGAAGGTGATGGCAGTGATGAAGAGCTTAGTGATTTTCTTGGTACATTCGATCAACACATCGATAACATTGTCAATGAACGTGCCGATCTTGGTGCTCGGATGAACCGGGTGGAATTGATTGAAGATCGAATCGAAGCCCAGGAAGTTAGTGCTACGAAGATGATGTCTGAGAATGAAGATGCTGATATCGAAAAAGTGATTACGAATTTAAAAACGCAGGAAAGTATTCATCGGGCAGCGTTAGCAGTTGGCTCACGTATTATCCAGCCGACATTGATGGATTTTCTAAGATAA
- the fliW gene encoding flagellar assembly protein FliW translates to MKVETKYFGTVEVKEKETVHFEQGLPGFESYHAFVLLPVDEAGLYYALQSCEDKKVSLIVTSPYLFQKTYEFEIGDGAQLELEIEKPKDVAVYSVVTLREPFHESTLNLQAPILVNVHNGKAKQVILAEENYQTRCPLVQGKGGEQHARP, encoded by the coding sequence ATGAAGGTGGAAACAAAATATTTTGGAACGGTAGAGGTCAAAGAGAAAGAAACGGTTCATTTTGAGCAGGGATTGCCCGGATTTGAGAGCTATCATGCTTTTGTTCTATTACCGGTGGATGAAGCGGGACTTTATTATGCGCTGCAATCCTGTGAGGACAAAAAAGTCTCCCTGATTGTAACGAGCCCCTATCTATTTCAGAAAACGTATGAATTTGAAATTGGAGATGGAGCCCAACTGGAATTAGAGATTGAGAAACCAAAGGATGTAGCGGTGTATAGTGTGGTGACACTGCGCGAGCCTTTTCATGAATCAACACTGAACTTGCAAGCTCCTATACTAGTGAATGTACATAATGGAAAGGCGAAGCAGGTCATTTTAGCGGAAGAAAACTATCAAACTAGATGTCCGCTTGTGCAAGGAAAAGGCGGTGAACAGCATGCTCGTCCTTAA
- a CDS encoding DUF6470 family protein: MSVPQLQLQSTDARIGIRTQPGQQTIRQHQAKQSIQQPKAQMTIDTRPGKLTIDQTKAWHNLDLKNVFARSDELVSDARQIWLEGIARVSREGDELMRIEDGGNPIAAHAKQNAKYEFTLQPGGRPAYELVDLHYEPAQVDINVEPQEPIISAEPRKPDISYQRGNVDIFMKQYTDIQIDWKV, encoded by the coding sequence ATGTCTGTACCTCAGCTTCAACTTCAATCGACAGATGCTCGAATCGGAATCAGAACTCAACCAGGGCAGCAAACGATTCGCCAACATCAAGCTAAGCAATCCATCCAGCAGCCGAAAGCGCAAATGACGATTGATACTCGTCCTGGGAAGTTAACCATTGACCAAACCAAAGCCTGGCATAATCTTGACTTGAAAAACGTGTTCGCGCGTTCAGATGAGTTAGTGAGTGACGCTAGGCAAATTTGGCTCGAAGGGATTGCTCGTGTTTCCCGCGAAGGAGACGAACTGATGCGAATCGAAGATGGAGGAAATCCGATTGCGGCCCATGCGAAGCAAAATGCTAAGTATGAGTTTACGCTTCAGCCAGGGGGACGGCCGGCTTATGAATTGGTTGATCTTCACTATGAGCCAGCACAGGTGGATATTAACGTTGAACCTCAAGAACCAATTATTTCAGCGGAACCTCGCAAGCCGGACATTTCGTATCAGCGTGGCAACGTTGATATTTTTATGAAGCAATACACAGATATTCAAATTGATTGGAAAGTGTGA